The Chitinophagales bacterium genome window below encodes:
- a CDS encoding YgjV family protein, whose translation MENYTEYIGYAATIFLMISFLLKDMKKLRMVNTVACLFFIVYGYYINSIPIMLSNAFISCVNLYYLVVSK comes from the coding sequence ATGGAAAATTACACAGAATATATAGGTTATGCAGCTACCATTTTTTTAATGATTTCATTTTTGCTAAAGGACATGAAAAAACTGAGAATGGTAAATACTGTTGCCTGCCTGTTTTTTATTGTTTATGGCTATTATATAAATAGTATTCCTATAATGCTAAGCAACGCTTTTATATCTTGTGTTAATTTGTATTATTTAGTAGTGAGTAAGTAG
- the pgsA gene encoding CDP-diacylglycerol--glycerol-3-phosphate 3-phosphatidyltransferase — translation MNLPNFLSALRIVIAFVAPFLLIEGSLWVRIVVGIVCFIAIITDWFDGWYARKYNQVTKLGKILDPIADKALVLISFSVFVYLDVISIWWIIPIFIREIVITIYRFIFLSKNIVVAAVQSGKIKTTVQMVTIGVAYAFFMLNKHFRAYASDYFKYILFAALIVTLYYTVKSGIIFFKNNWKIIKRYHQSGLI, via the coding sequence ATGAATTTGCCTAACTTTTTAAGTGCCTTGCGTATAGTTATCGCTTTTGTAGCACCTTTTCTATTAATAGAAGGTTCTCTTTGGGTACGTATTGTTGTAGGTATAGTTTGTTTTATTGCCATTATTACCGATTGGTTTGATGGCTGGTATGCCCGAAAATACAATCAAGTTACTAAGTTGGGAAAAATATTAGACCCTATTGCAGACAAAGCATTGGTACTTATTTCTTTCTCTGTTTTTGTTTATTTAGATGTTATTTCTATTTGGTGGATTATTCCAATTTTTATCCGAGAAATTGTGATAACTATTTACAGATTTATCTTTTTAAGTAAAAATATAGTAGTGGCTGCCGTGCAAAGTGGCAAAATAAAAACTACGGTTCAGATGGTTACTATTGGTGTAGCTTATGCTTTTTTTATGTTGAACAAACATTTTAGAGCTTATGCTTCAGATTATTTTAAATACATTCTTTTTGCAGCATTAATTGTTACCCTTTATTATACTGTAAAATCGGGGATTATATTTTTCAAAAACAATTGGAAAATAATTAAGCGTTATCATCAAAGTGGCTTAATTTAG
- a CDS encoding phosphatase PAP2 family protein: MKDTNFLKNKLNDWFRDITSLANPLILIFVPFIFLKPSKPFYILLIALLINEILGSLIKIIFPKTRPNGQKYDTLLQKIDAGSFPSLHSSRISLTYLTMFSYADNLWVKISFLVVIVLVMISRVQLKKHFIADVLGGLAMGIILWYLSVYVFVL; encoded by the coding sequence ATGAAGGACACCAACTTTTTAAAAAACAAACTAAACGATTGGTTTAGAGATATTACGTCATTAGCCAATCCTTTAATTTTAATTTTTGTTCCATTCATTTTTTTAAAACCTTCAAAGCCGTTTTACATATTATTAATAGCCTTGCTTATAAACGAAATTTTAGGTTCTTTAATAAAAATTATTTTTCCTAAAACCCGACCTAATGGGCAAAAATACGATACACTTTTACAAAAAATAGATGCAGGAAGTTTTCCAAGTTTACATTCATCAAGAATAAGCCTTACCTACTTAACCATGTTTTCTTATGCCGATAATTTGTGGGTAAAAATATCTTTTTTAGTAGTTATTGTCTTAGTTATGATTTCAAGAGTGCAGTTAAAAAAACATTTTATAGCAGATGTACTTGGTGGTTTAGCTATGGGAATTATTTTGTGGTATTTGAGTGTATATGTGTTTGTTTTGTAA
- the hflX gene encoding GTPase HflX, with product MAKEKLHITEEEYVEKAVLVGLVTREQTEEQLKEYLDELEFLAQTAGAVTEEKFWQKLDRPDKRYYVGSGKLQEINDFVKAYDIDIVIFDDEISPSQQRNIEKELKCKVLDRSMLILDIFAQRAQTVQAKTQVELAQMQYLLPRLRGMWQHLDRVKGGIGMKGAGEKEIETDRRIAQDKISKLKEKLETIDKQNRTQRKNREGMIRVSLVGYTNVGKSTLMKQLSKEDVFAENKLFATLDTTVRKVVLNHVPFLLSDTVGFIRKLPHHLVESFKSTLDEAIESDILLHVVDVAHPNFEDQLNVVNETLQELGASDKLTFLVFNKIDLFRERHFDKHLPKKEEEKILKEFKDTWMAKSNNHAVFIAAETGENIDELKDELFKHIKELYLQRYPYKASYINYYDGSEE from the coding sequence ATGGCAAAAGAAAAATTGCACATAACTGAAGAAGAATATGTGGAAAAAGCGGTGCTTGTAGGCTTAGTAACAAGAGAACAAACAGAAGAACAACTTAAAGAATACTTAGATGAATTAGAGTTTTTAGCTCAAACTGCGGGAGCTGTTACAGAAGAAAAATTTTGGCAAAAATTAGACCGTCCGGATAAAAGATATTATGTGGGTAGCGGAAAACTGCAAGAAATTAATGACTTTGTAAAGGCTTATGATATAGATATTGTCATTTTTGACGATGAAATTTCCCCTTCTCAGCAAAGAAATATAGAAAAAGAGCTAAAATGCAAAGTACTGGATAGAAGTATGCTCATTTTAGATATTTTTGCTCAAAGAGCTCAAACTGTACAAGCCAAAACGCAGGTAGAGCTGGCTCAAATGCAATATTTACTACCCCGACTTAGAGGTATGTGGCAGCATCTTGACCGTGTGAAAGGGGGAATAGGAATGAAAGGTGCCGGAGAAAAAGAGATAGAAACAGATAGACGTATAGCTCAAGATAAAATATCTAAACTTAAAGAAAAACTTGAAACTATAGACAAACAAAACCGAACTCAGCGTAAAAACCGAGAGGGAATGATACGGGTTTCTTTAGTGGGATATACCAATGTGGGGAAATCTACTTTAATGAAACAGCTAAGTAAAGAAGATGTTTTTGCCGAAAATAAACTTTTTGCCACTTTAGATACTACTGTAAGGAAAGTAGTGCTTAACCATGTACCTTTTCTGCTTTCTGACACGGTGGGTTTTATTAGAAAATTGCCTCATCATTTAGTAGAAAGTTTTAAAAGCACCTTAGATGAAGCTATTGAAAGCGATATTTTGCTCCACGTAGTAGATGTAGCTCATCCAAATTTTGAAGACCAACTCAATGTGGTAAACGAAACACTTCAAGAACTTGGAGCATCAGATAAACTTACTTTTTTAGTGTTTAACAAAATAGATTTGTTTAGAGAAAGACATTTTGACAAACATTTGCCAAAAAAAGAAGAAGAAAAAATACTGAAAGAATTTAAGGATACTTGGATGGCAAAATCTAACAATCATGCTGTTTTTATAGCTGCCGAAACAGGAGAAAACATAGATGAACTTAAAGACGAGTTATTTAAGCACATAAAGGAACTGTACCTACAACGCTACCCTTACAAAGCAAGCTATATTAATTATTATGACGGGAGTGAGGAGTAA
- a CDS encoding glycosyltransferase family 39 protein codes for MSETVLKSITLSISFLGLLFVVFFFLKQKYNYALLLLILAGITLRIYTSNDKYLHKWDERYHALVAKNMMEEPFVPKLYKNPVLNYDYKNWTGNHIWVHKQPFPLWSIALSFKLFGVNELALRLPSIILTSIAIFLTFYIGSFFFNKRVGIIAAFFYAVNGLIIEMSAGRIATDHPDVFFLFFIELAVFFSVLYIKKQKTIFNILVGLSIGIAILCKWLPALIVLPIWALLMLQNKESYKKIALNFILIVAVAAIIFMPWQIYIHTAFPLEAKWESAYNMKHIFEVLDEQGGSLFFFLEKITINYGALIYLPLAFLIYKFLKNKENYHLLALIIWIFVPIIFFSLVKTKMQGYILFTAPALFIATAYFWNELNNWQIKGKLKYLQKILLIALLVLPIIYCIERTKIFQNKDRTPAWVQELKKIENENENLVLINCPNPIETMFYANCIAYSHIPTKEEIDKLEKEGYTVLRYND; via the coding sequence ATGAGTGAAACAGTTTTAAAAAGTATAACGCTAAGTATTAGTTTTTTAGGACTATTGTTTGTTGTATTTTTCTTTTTAAAGCAGAAATATAATTACGCTCTTTTACTATTAATTTTGGCAGGTATTACCCTAAGAATTTATACAAGTAATGATAAATATTTGCACAAATGGGACGAAAGATACCATGCTTTAGTGGCTAAAAATATGATGGAAGAACCTTTTGTACCAAAATTGTATAAAAATCCTGTTTTAAATTATGATTATAAAAACTGGACGGGAAATCATATTTGGGTACACAAACAGCCTTTCCCGCTATGGAGTATTGCTCTGAGTTTTAAATTATTTGGCGTAAATGAGTTGGCTCTACGATTGCCTTCTATAATTTTAACAAGCATTGCCATTTTTTTGACTTTCTATATTGGTTCTTTTTTCTTTAATAAAAGAGTAGGAATAATAGCAGCATTTTTCTATGCCGTAAACGGTTTAATTATAGAAATGAGTGCTGGCAGAATTGCTACAGACCACCCGGATGTTTTCTTTTTATTTTTTATAGAATTGGCAGTATTTTTTAGTGTACTTTATATCAAAAAACAAAAAACCATCTTTAATATTTTAGTCGGTTTAAGTATTGGAATTGCTATACTGTGCAAATGGCTTCCTGCCTTAATAGTATTACCTATTTGGGCTTTATTAATGCTACAAAACAAAGAATCATATAAGAAAATAGCCCTTAATTTTATTTTAATAGTGGCTGTTGCCGCTATAATTTTTATGCCTTGGCAAATTTATATTCATACTGCATTTCCTTTAGAAGCCAAATGGGAATCGGCATACAATATGAAACATATTTTTGAAGTATTAGACGAGCAAGGCGGAAGCCTATTTTTCTTTTTAGAGAAGATTACCATTAACTACGGAGCATTGATATACTTACCACTTGCTTTTCTTATTTATAAGTTTTTAAAAAACAAAGAAAACTACCACCTGCTGGCGTTAATTATTTGGATTTTTGTCCCCATTATATTTTTTAGCTTAGTTAAAACTAAAATGCAAGGTTACATTCTATTTACAGCACCAGCCCTTTTTATAGCCACCGCATATTTTTGGAATGAACTCAATAATTGGCAGATAAAAGGAAAACTAAAATACTTACAAAAAATATTACTAATAGCATTATTAGTACTACCAATAATTTACTGTATAGAAAGAACCAAAATTTTTCAAAATAAAGATAGAACCCCAGCTTGGGTACAAGAACTGAAAAAAATAGAAAATGAAAACGAAAATCTTGTTTTAATTAATTGCCCAAACCCAATTGAAACCATGTTTTATGCCAACTGCATTGCTTATTCTCACATTCCTACAAAAGAAGAAATAGATAAATTAGAAAAAGAAGGTTATACGGTTTTAAGGTATAATGATTAA
- the metF gene encoding methylenetetrahydrofolate reductase [NAD(P)H], which translates to MRVADKLNSTKETLFSIEVLPPMKGKNIKDLYNVLDPLMEFNPPFVDVTYHREEIVYRKNSDGSVRRVPIRKRPGTVGICAAIMNKYKIEAVPHLICGGFTKEETEDALFSLYYLGIENILVIKGDEMGKSEYHIEDRINRNIYAVDLVDQIHHMNEGRFLHEETLSDFSTSFCVGVAGYPEKHFEAPNLNSDLEYLKQKVDAGADYIVTQMFFDNQKYFDFVDKCRAIGINVPIVPGIKPFATKNHLKILPSMFHIDIPEPLSKEVAKCKTNDEVKQVGVKWAIEQSKELKQANVPCIHYYTMSRSENTVQIAREVF; encoded by the coding sequence ATGAGAGTAGCCGATAAACTAAATTCTACCAAAGAAACTTTGTTTTCTATTGAGGTTTTGCCACCAATGAAAGGGAAAAATATAAAAGATTTATACAATGTTCTTGATCCTTTAATGGAGTTTAATCCGCCTTTTGTAGATGTAACCTACCATAGAGAAGAAATAGTTTACAGAAAAAACTCCGATGGTTCGGTAAGGCGTGTGCCTATACGCAAAAGACCGGGAACTGTAGGTATTTGTGCTGCTATTATGAATAAATATAAAATAGAAGCCGTACCTCATTTAATTTGTGGCGGTTTTACTAAAGAAGAAACGGAAGATGCTTTGTTCTCACTTTATTATTTAGGTATTGAAAATATTTTAGTAATAAAAGGAGATGAAATGGGAAAATCTGAATATCATATTGAAGACCGCATTAATAGAAATATTTATGCTGTGGATTTAGTAGATCAAATACACCACATGAACGAAGGACGTTTTTTGCATGAAGAAACGCTATCTGATTTTAGTACAAGCTTTTGTGTGGGCGTGGCAGGCTACCCCGAAAAACACTTTGAAGCACCTAATTTGAATAGCGATTTAGAATATTTAAAGCAAAAAGTAGATGCCGGAGCAGATTATATTGTTACCCAAATGTTTTTTGACAACCAAAAATATTTTGATTTTGTAGATAAATGCAGAGCTATAGGAATTAATGTTCCCATAGTACCTGGGATTAAACCCTTTGCTACTAAAAATCATTTAAAAATATTGCCAAGTATGTTTCATATAGATATACCAGAGCCTTTATCTAAAGAGGTGGCTAAATGCAAAACAAACGATGAAGTAAAACAAGTAGGCGTAAAGTGGGCAATAGAACAAAGTAAGGAGCTAAAGCAAGCTAATGTGCCGTGTATTCATTACTATACTATGAGTCGTAGTGAAAATACTGTGCAAATAGCTAGAGAAGTTTTTTAA
- a CDS encoding homocysteine S-methyltransferase family protein produces MNLKELAQQKILVLDGAMGTMIQRHKLEEEDFRGERFKNHTQPLKGNNDLLSITRPEIIKDIHRKYFEAGADIVETNTFSGTIIAQEDYGLDRDDVYQINYQSAKIAREVADEFENKFVAGSIGPTNRTASLSPDVNNPEYRAVTFDELKEAYKFQVKGLVEGGVDILLVETVFDTLNAKAALFAIQEYFNENSSKSEETSVLPIMVSGTITDASGRTLSGQTTEAFLISMEHIPLFSIGLNCALGAKQLRPYLQVLASKSEFNVSAHPNAGLPNEFGQYDESPEAMQAQIEDFLKEGLLNVVGGCCGTTPEHIKAIAEVAKKYKPRKITEIVG; encoded by the coding sequence ATGAATTTAAAAGAGTTAGCCCAGCAAAAAATATTGGTGTTAGATGGTGCTATGGGTACTATGATACAGCGTCATAAGCTGGAAGAAGAAGATTTTAGGGGCGAAAGATTTAAAAATCATACGCAGCCACTTAAAGGCAATAATGATTTACTTTCTATAACACGTCCGGAAATTATTAAAGATATACACAGAAAATATTTTGAAGCCGGTGCAGATATTGTAGAAACAAATACATTTAGTGGTACTATTATAGCACAAGAAGATTATGGCTTAGATAGAGATGATGTATATCAAATTAATTATCAATCGGCTAAAATAGCGAGAGAAGTAGCGGATGAGTTTGAAAACAAGTTTGTGGCAGGAAGTATAGGACCAACTAACCGAACGGCTTCATTATCTCCCGATGTTAATAACCCTGAATATAGAGCCGTTACTTTTGATGAACTTAAAGAAGCCTATAAGTTTCAAGTAAAAGGCTTAGTAGAAGGTGGTGTAGATATACTTTTGGTAGAAACTGTTTTTGATACCTTAAATGCCAAAGCAGCCTTGTTTGCCATTCAAGAGTATTTTAACGAAAACTCATCTAAAAGTGAAGAAACTTCAGTCCTACCTATTATGGTTTCGGGTACTATAACCGATGCCAGTGGTAGAACTTTAAGTGGACAAACCACAGAAGCTTTTTTAATTTCTATGGAACATATACCACTGTTTAGCATAGGCTTAAACTGTGCTTTGGGGGCAAAACAATTGCGACCTTATTTACAAGTTTTAGCTTCAAAATCGGAATTTAATGTGAGTGCACACCCTAATGCAGGTTTGCCCAATGAGTTTGGACAATACGATGAATCTCCGGAAGCTATGCAAGCACAAATAGAAGATTTTTTAAAAGAGGGATTGCTAAATGTAGTGGGTGGTTGCTGTGGCACTACACCGGAGCATATTAAAGCCATAGCCGAAGTGGCTAAAAAATATAAACCAAGAAAAATCACTGAAATAGTAGGTTAA
- the priA gene encoding primosomal protein N' produces the protein MSQATFVEVILPLATPNTYTYGVPFDLVEHIKKGHRVIVQFGKRKIYSGIVYEIHHRKPTDYIAKPIEEIADSQILVNEKQFKLWEWISTYYMCTLGEVMNAALPSALKLSSETKFIYIDNPHFDRNELNDEEFLLAEALQANQELELTDIQEILSKKSVYPIINKLMYYRLCVVKEELQEKYKPKTVNYIKLNDRYTNDKALHEVFEKISRYEKQTEVLLKYLQLQPQKSWVEKSLLNADDNLSSSSLNTLIKNEIFVQEEKEVSRIIQDKIETNDASPLSVQQDVALKEIKQHFTANKVTVLEGVTGSGKTHIYIKLIEEAIAQGKQVLYLLPEIALTAQLVLRLQKYFGNKIGVYHSKFNDQERVEIYKNVIEQKTPIILSARSGVFLPFSNLGLIIVDEEHERSYKQFEPAPRYHGRDTAIILAHLHKANILLGSATLSFETYHNIELKKYAHVVLTDRFGKAVLPEIILIDTLDLKKRKKMHGLFSEQLKEAIQQALNNQEQVILFQNRRGFANYVNCNLCDWIPYCPNCDVSLTYHKFFNKLVCHYCGHQQKMVENCKACGSNDVQIKGFGTEQIEDEIQILFPQAQVARLDLDSTRRKHGHEEIIFDFQNKKIDILIGTQMVTKGLDFDNVSLVGIVNADQLFSFPDFRAAERAYQLLAQVGGRAGRKEKQGKVLIQSNNTDNVILQSIKNYEQNSFYYNELLTRKQYNYPPYVSLIQITIKHKIPEDVKNASNMLANELRLSGKFQVLGPSSPLISKVRNMYLRQILIKCTKNTSTIKEVKTYLAKAIDATNRKNKQAYIIVEIDA, from the coding sequence ATGTCTCAAGCCACTTTTGTAGAAGTAATATTACCTTTGGCTACGCCCAATACCTACACCTATGGTGTGCCTTTTGACCTTGTGGAACACATAAAAAAAGGACACCGCGTTATAGTACAGTTTGGCAAACGAAAAATTTATAGCGGTATAGTATATGAAATACACCATAGAAAGCCTACCGACTACATCGCAAAACCTATAGAAGAAATTGCCGACAGCCAAATACTTGTCAATGAAAAGCAGTTTAAACTTTGGGAGTGGATAAGCACCTACTATATGTGCACTTTAGGAGAAGTAATGAACGCAGCCTTGCCCTCTGCCCTAAAATTAAGCAGTGAAACTAAGTTTATATACATAGATAATCCCCATTTTGACAGAAATGAACTTAACGATGAAGAATTTTTATTAGCCGAAGCTTTGCAAGCCAATCAAGAATTAGAGCTTACCGATATTCAAGAAATTTTATCTAAAAAAAGTGTATATCCTATCATCAATAAACTGATGTATTATCGCTTGTGTGTGGTTAAAGAAGAACTGCAAGAAAAATATAAGCCTAAAACTGTAAATTATATTAAACTAAACGATAGATACACTAACGACAAAGCCCTTCATGAAGTTTTTGAAAAAATAAGCCGATATGAAAAACAAACCGAAGTTTTACTTAAATATTTGCAACTTCAACCTCAAAAAAGTTGGGTAGAAAAAAGCCTATTAAATGCCGATGATAATCTTTCTTCCAGTAGCTTAAATACCTTAATAAAAAATGAAATTTTTGTTCAAGAAGAAAAAGAGGTATCGCGTATTATACAGGATAAAATAGAAACAAATGATGCTTCTCCTTTAAGCGTACAGCAAGATGTGGCTTTAAAAGAAATTAAGCAACACTTTACAGCAAATAAAGTAACCGTACTTGAAGGCGTAACAGGAAGTGGCAAAACACATATTTATATTAAATTAATTGAAGAAGCTATAGCTCAAGGCAAGCAAGTTTTATATTTATTGCCGGAAATTGCTCTCACTGCTCAGTTGGTTTTAAGATTACAAAAATATTTTGGCAATAAAATAGGTGTTTATCATTCAAAATTTAACGACCAAGAACGTGTAGAAATATACAAAAATGTAATAGAACAAAAAACGCCCATTATTTTATCGGCAAGAAGTGGTGTGTTTTTACCTTTTTCTAATTTGGGTTTAATAATAGTAGATGAAGAACACGAGCGAAGCTACAAACAGTTTGAGCCAGCCCCACGCTACCACGGTAGAGATACAGCTATAATTTTAGCTCATTTACATAAAGCAAATATACTATTAGGAAGTGCTACACTTAGTTTTGAAACTTACCATAATATTGAGTTGAAAAAATATGCTCACGTTGTATTAACTGACCGTTTTGGTAAAGCTGTTTTACCGGAAATAATTTTAATTGATACTTTAGACTTAAAGAAACGAAAAAAAATGCACGGTTTGTTTTCTGAGCAACTTAAAGAAGCAATACAACAAGCATTAAACAACCAAGAGCAGGTTATTTTATTTCAAAATAGAAGAGGTTTTGCAAATTATGTAAACTGCAATTTATGCGATTGGATTCCATACTGTCCCAACTGCGATGTGAGTTTAACCTACCATAAATTTTTCAATAAATTAGTTTGTCATTACTGTGGGCATCAACAAAAAATGGTAGAAAACTGCAAAGCCTGCGGTAGCAATGATGTACAAATAAAAGGTTTTGGAACAGAGCAAATAGAAGATGAAATACAAATATTGTTTCCGCAAGCACAGGTAGCTCGTTTAGATTTGGATAGTACAAGGAGAAAACACGGGCACGAAGAAATTATCTTTGATTTTCAAAACAAAAAAATAGATATACTTATAGGTACTCAAATGGTAACTAAAGGTTTAGATTTTGACAATGTTTCGCTTGTAGGTATAGTAAATGCCGATCAATTATTTAGTTTCCCCGATTTTAGAGCTGCAGAAAGAGCTTATCAGTTACTGGCACAAGTGGGCGGTCGTGCAGGAAGAAAAGAAAAGCAAGGAAAAGTACTAATACAAAGTAATAATACGGATAATGTAATTTTACAAAGTATAAAAAACTACGAGCAGAATAGTTTTTACTACAACGAACTTCTTACAAGAAAGCAATACAATTATCCACCGTATGTTAGTTTAATACAAATAACCATAAAGCACAAAATTCCGGAAGATGTAAAAAACGCTTCAAATATGTTGGCTAATGAGTTGAGATTATCTGGAAAATTTCAGGTTTTAGGACCCAGCTCGCCATTAATAAGCAAAGTTAGGAATATGTATTTAAGACAAATACTAATAAAATGCACTAAAAATACAAGCACTATAAAAGAAGTAAAAACCTATTTAGCTAAAGCAATAGATGCAACCAATAGAAAAAACAAACAGGCATATATTATTGTAGAAATAGATGCGTAA
- the guaB gene encoding IMP dehydrogenase translates to MENISDKFALKGLTFDDVLLIPAHSEVLPREVDIRTKLTREISINLPLVSAAMDTVTESAMAIAMAREGGMGILHKNMSIENQAKEVRKVKRSESGLIVDPITLSPEAKIGEALQLMKENKIGGIPIVDEKDNLVGILTNRDLRFETHTDTLVSEIMTKDKLITAPEGTDLAAAEKILQKHKIEKLPVVSRDGKLVGLITYKDILRVQNYPSACKDDFGRLMVGAAVGVTADMFDRIEALLNVGVDVITIDTAHGHSAGVLNTVKEAKKKFKNLQMIAGNIATKEGAQALIDAGVDAVKVGVGPGSICTTRVVAGVGVPQLTAIYEAAQACKKAGIPVIADGGIRYTGDMVKALAGGADVVMAGSIFAGTDESPGETIIFEGRKFKSYRGMGSVEAMKQGSKDRYFQDVEDDIKKLVPEGIVGRVPYKGTLSEVMHQFIGGLRAGMGYCGAKDITTLKNAKFTVITSAGVRESHPHDVTITKESPNYSR, encoded by the coding sequence ATGGAAAATATTTCAGACAAATTTGCATTAAAAGGTCTCACTTTTGATGATGTTTTGCTTATACCTGCACATTCAGAAGTGCTACCACGAGAGGTTGACATTAGAACAAAACTTACACGAGAAATCTCTATAAACTTGCCCTTAGTTTCTGCGGCAATGGATACCGTTACAGAATCGGCAATGGCTATAGCAATGGCTCGCGAGGGCGGAATGGGTATTTTGCACAAAAATATGAGTATAGAAAATCAGGCAAAAGAAGTGCGTAAAGTAAAGCGTTCTGAAAGCGGTTTGATAGTAGATCCTATTACGCTTAGTCCCGAAGCCAAAATAGGAGAAGCTTTACAATTAATGAAAGAAAACAAAATTGGAGGTATCCCTATTGTAGATGAAAAAGATAATTTAGTAGGAATATTAACTAATAGAGATTTGCGTTTTGAAACGCATACGGATACTTTGGTTAGTGAAATTATGACCAAAGATAAACTGATAACAGCTCCCGAAGGAACAGATTTAGCTGCTGCGGAAAAAATATTGCAAAAACACAAAATAGAAAAGTTGCCCGTAGTTAGTCGCGATGGAAAATTAGTGGGTTTAATTACCTATAAAGATATTTTGCGAGTACAAAACTATCCAAGTGCCTGTAAAGATGATTTTGGTAGATTGATGGTGGGTGCTGCTGTGGGTGTTACTGCCGATATGTTTGACAGAATAGAAGCTTTACTTAATGTGGGTGTAGATGTTATAACCATTGACACCGCTCACGGGCATTCGGCAGGGGTGCTAAATACCGTAAAAGAAGCTAAAAAGAAGTTTAAAAACCTTCAAATGATAGCAGGAAATATAGCCACAAAAGAGGGTGCTCAAGCATTGATAGATGCAGGAGTAGATGCCGTAAAAGTAGGTGTAGGGCCCGGTTCTATTTGTACTACAAGGGTAGTGGCAGGCGTGGGCGTACCTCAATTGACCGCTATTTACGAAGCGGCTCAGGCATGCAAAAAAGCAGGTATTCCTGTTATAGCAGACGGAGGCATAAGATATACAGGAGATATGGTAAAAGCCTTAGCCGGTGGAGCAGATGTAGTAATGGCGGGTTCTATTTTTGCAGGTACAGATGAAAGCCCGGGGGAAACTATCATTTTTGAAGGGCGTAAGTTTAAATCTTATAGAGGAATGGGAAGTGTAGAAGCCATGAAACAGGGTTCTAAAGACCGTTATTTTCAAGATGTGGAAGACGATATTAAAAAATTAGTACCGGAAGGAATTGTAGGAAGAGTACCATATAAAGGAACACTAAGCGAAGTAATGCACCAATTTATAGGTGGCTTGCGTGCTGGAATGGGATATTGCGGAGCAAAAGATATTACCACATTAAAAAATGCCAAATTTACTGTTATTACATCGGCAGGAGTAAGAGAAAGCCATCCTCATGACGTTACTATCACTAAGGAATCGCCAAATTATAGCAGATAA
- a CDS encoding DUF2911 domain-containing protein, which translates to MKKILFSIVVLTALCFTQVEAQLKTPAPSPGATVTQKVGVSEIAIDYSRPSMKGRKIFGSLVPFGELWRTGANASTKVTFADDVNVGGVALKAGKYALFTFPGESEWTVVFYGDAEVSGTPGDKYDPKQEVAKFKVKSQKLNDKVETFTIDVANLTDASAEITLLWENTKVAIPVKFDTEKMVMTSIDEVMAGPSQRDYYSAARYYFDNGKDLNTAYKWITKATEGDGNAFWMLRLKSQIEAGLGKYKEAINTATKSKELAEKAGNKQYVKFNEDAIKEWSKK; encoded by the coding sequence ATGAAAAAAATATTATTTAGCATTGTGGTTTTAACGGCATTATGTTTTACGCAGGTTGAAGCACAATTAAAGACACCGGCACCAAGTCCGGGAGCTACGGTAACACAAAAAGTGGGCGTTTCAGAAATTGCAATAGACTATTCTCGTCCAAGCATGAAAGGAAGAAAAATATTTGGAAGTTTAGTTCCTTTTGGCGAATTATGGCGTACGGGAGCCAATGCTTCTACAAAAGTAACCTTTGCAGATGATGTAAACGTAGGCGGAGTAGCTTTAAAAGCAGGCAAATATGCTTTATTTACTTTCCCCGGAGAAAGCGAATGGACAGTTGTGTTTTATGGCGATGCGGAAGTATCCGGTACACCTGGCGATAAATATGACCCAAAGCAAGAAGTGGCAAAATTTAAAGTGAAAAGTCAGAAATTAAATGATAAAGTAGAAACCTTTACTATAGATGTAGCTAATTTAACCGATGCATCTGCCGAAATCACTTTACTTTGGGAAAATACAAAAGTTGCGATTCCTGTAAAATTTGATACAGAAAAAATGGTAATGACAAGTATAGATGAAGTAATGGCAGGACCTTCGCAAAGAGATTATTATAGTGCGGCACGTTATTATTTTGATAATGGAAAAGATTTGAACACCGCCTATAAATGGATAACTAAAGCTACCGAAGGCGATGGAAATGCTTTTTGGATGTTGCGTTTAAAATCTCAAATAGAAGCTGGTTTAGGCAAATATAAAGAGGCTATAAATACAGCTACAAAATCTAAAGAATTAGCAGAAAAAGCAGGCAATAAACAATATGTGAAATTTAATGAAGATGCCATTAAAGAATGGTCTAAAAAGTAA